In Halosegnis marinus, one genomic interval encodes:
- a CDS encoding ABC transporter permease, with the protein MATESPNRTTERGRISVDGFDAERVTSREQLSDWIPDMRQEEGHGRLYYAWRRFKRNRLALLGAGIIGVMVFMAVFARPISLPEWVPALAGQTVQPLSLAPADPAEQDVLLGHSPPSLESFGNDEPLGYRLMGTDWAGRDILSRVMFGGRWSISIGFIAVAVALGVGVPLGAIAGYYGGYVDSAIMRLVDMLYAFPFIVLAIAVIAILGRGYWELVLALVAVGWLSYARIIRGEVLSVKQNEYVTAARALGARDRSLILRHILPNAMAPVIVQATLSIGTTVLTAAALGFIGLGLSPATAEWGVMLNVEQDSIARGRWWAGVFPGLAIFLFVMAINLVGDGIRDAFDPNGDRSGSGGFR; encoded by the coding sequence ATGGCAACAGAATCACCAAACAGAACAACCGAACGCGGCCGTATCAGCGTCGACGGCTTCGACGCCGAGCGCGTCACGAGCCGCGAGCAGCTCTCGGATTGGATACCGGACATGCGCCAGGAGGAGGGCCACGGTCGGCTCTACTACGCCTGGCGGCGCTTCAAGCGCAACCGACTCGCGCTGTTGGGCGCGGGCATCATCGGCGTGATGGTGTTCATGGCGGTGTTCGCCCGCCCCATCAGCCTGCCCGAGTGGGTTCCGGCCCTCGCCGGCCAGACCGTCCAACCGCTCTCGCTCGCGCCGGCCGACCCGGCCGAGCAGGACGTGTTGCTCGGCCACTCGCCGCCGAGCCTGGAGAGCTTCGGCAACGACGAACCCCTCGGCTACCGGCTGATGGGGACCGACTGGGCCGGCCGCGACATCCTCTCGCGAGTGATGTTCGGCGGCCGCTGGAGCATCTCCATCGGCTTCATCGCCGTCGCCGTCGCGCTCGGCGTCGGCGTCCCCCTGGGCGCCATCGCCGGCTACTACGGCGGCTACGTCGACAGCGCCATCATGCGGCTGGTCGACATGCTCTACGCGTTCCCGTTCATCGTGCTGGCGATCGCGGTCATCGCCATCCTCGGCCGGGGCTACTGGGAGCTGGTGCTCGCGCTCGTGGCCGTCGGCTGGCTGTCGTACGCCCGCATCATCCGCGGGGAGGTGCTCAGCGTCAAGCAGAACGAGTACGTCACCGCCGCCCGCGCGTTGGGCGCGCGGGACCGGTCGCTGATCCTCCGGCACATCCTCCCCAACGCGATGGCCCCGGTCATCGTCCAGGCGACGCTGTCCATCGGCACGACCGTGCTGACGGCGGCCGCGCTGGGCTTCATCGGCCTCGGGCTGTCGCCGGCGACCGCCGAGTGGGGCGTGATGTTGAACGTCGAGCAGGACTCCATCGCCCGCGGGCGGTGGTGGGCCGGCGTGTTCCCCGGCCTCGCCATCTTCCTGTTCGTGATGGCCATCAACCTCGTCGGCGACGGCATCCGGGACGCCTTCGACCCGAACGGCGACCGGAGCGGCTCCGGGGGGTTCCGCTGA
- a CDS encoding ABC transporter permease, which translates to MSLQRYILKRVLITVPLLLGISLITFGMVHIIPGDPIDFITLFADLDPETEAQIRAQYGLDQPVYIQYIDWVVDAAQFDFGQSIVTRRPVSAEVMDRLPFTLVMGSMAFGVTLITAIPAGIAAAYYRNTNVDQLSRVFALVGIALPNFWLGLLLILVFGSWLDVFPVLPPTDQGLFSPAMLGYTVLPAIAIGTGATALLMRLMRSSMVEELDKDYVRTARAKGLPERTVVTKHVLRNSLISVVTVAAIQIAFIVSGSVVVEIVFSYPGIGRLLVDRVGNRDFPIIQALVLIIGVSVILANLVADVLYAYLDPRIRY; encoded by the coding sequence ATGAGTTTACAGCGGTACATTCTGAAACGCGTCCTGATAACCGTCCCCTTACTGCTGGGTATCTCGCTCATCACGTTCGGGATGGTCCACATCATCCCCGGCGACCCGATCGACTTCATCACGCTGTTCGCGGACCTCGACCCGGAGACGGAGGCGCAGATCCGCGCCCAGTACGGGCTCGACCAGCCGGTGTACATCCAGTACATCGACTGGGTGGTCGACGCCGCACAGTTCGACTTCGGCCAGTCGATAGTGACCCGCCGGCCGGTCAGCGCGGAGGTCATGGACCGGCTCCCGTTCACGCTCGTGATGGGCTCGATGGCCTTCGGCGTCACCCTCATCACCGCCATCCCGGCGGGCATCGCCGCGGCCTACTACCGGAACACGAACGTCGACCAGCTCAGCCGCGTCTTCGCGCTGGTCGGCATCGCGCTGCCGAACTTCTGGCTCGGGCTGCTCCTGATCCTCGTCTTCGGGAGCTGGCTCGACGTCTTCCCGGTGCTGCCGCCGACCGACCAGGGGCTGTTCAGCCCGGCGATGCTCGGCTACACCGTCCTCCCGGCCATCGCCATCGGCACCGGCGCGACCGCGCTGTTGATGCGGCTGATGCGCTCGTCGATGGTCGAGGAGCTCGACAAGGACTACGTGCGGACGGCCCGCGCGAAGGGGCTGCCGGAGCGGACGGTCGTCACCAAGCACGTGTTGCGGAACTCGCTCATCTCCGTCGTCACGGTCGCGGCGATACAGATAGCCTTCATCGTCAGCGGCTCCGTCGTCGTCGAAATCGTGTTCTCCTACCCCGGCATCGGCCGGCTCCTGGTCGACCGGGTCGGCAACCGCGACTTCCCGATCATCCAGGCACTGGTGTTGATCATCGGCGTGTCGGTGATACTCGCGAACCTCGTCGCCGACGTGCTCTACGCCTACCTCGACCCGCGGATACGGTACTAA
- a CDS encoding ABC transporter substrate-binding protein, translating to MGAGATISIAGCSSGDSTPTDDDGGTTSTPVDPSNVQTGEFVASAGANPGTFDPTIITDATSNSTIGAFSYENLVSPTFDLSEFRGELATDWTVDGTTYTFTIREGVTFHTGDELTAEDVEFSINRTSGTTNNADVSWISDVTVVDDYTVELTSEEPYAPYLTNLSAVPILPSGVDGITTEPETDDFDFASESVGTGPFVLDTFQPEDRVVFTPYEDHWYDGDDYPTTAPWDRVTIRVITEQVTQEEAMANGELGMIDNPAPFELQQWENQTGTVVADSAVGFDFITYPVQVSPYTNNNFRRGLTKLIPRTDIIEAVFGGRATGLAGPISPGLGAYFDADREQELIDQYVAEDPEEAERLIEQGLEEEGIEPPFEMALITNVNRTRERWMEVIQQRFDDIDALSAELDVRAFDDLVPFLLDPEGAAQSSDVVGIGWTGGSDPNGHIEQLLSSNQHVPDGFNWNLYANAELDDLIAEGQVTIGADNRRPIYDDIQELVADELPMANMWTSEQIDVVNPDAVNDVNNWQPHPNSSNRYDTLYKPHLDQVTLPPQ from the coding sequence ATGGGAGCGGGGGCGACGATCAGTATCGCCGGCTGTTCGAGCGGCGACTCCACGCCGACCGACGACGACGGGGGCACCACCTCCACGCCGGTCGACCCGTCGAACGTCCAGACCGGGGAGTTCGTCGCCTCGGCGGGGGCGAACCCCGGGACCTTCGACCCGACCATCATCACGGACGCGACGTCGAACTCCACCATCGGGGCGTTCTCGTACGAGAACCTCGTCTCGCCGACGTTCGACCTCTCGGAGTTCCGCGGGGAACTGGCGACCGACTGGACGGTGGACGGGACGACCTACACGTTCACCATCCGCGAGGGCGTGACGTTCCACACCGGCGACGAACTGACCGCCGAGGACGTCGAGTTCTCCATCAACCGGACCAGCGGGACGACGAACAACGCCGACGTCTCCTGGATCAGCGACGTGACCGTCGTGGACGACTACACCGTCGAGCTCACCTCCGAGGAGCCGTACGCGCCGTACCTCACGAACCTGAGCGCGGTGCCGATCCTCCCGAGCGGCGTCGACGGCATCACCACCGAGCCCGAGACCGACGACTTCGACTTCGCCTCGGAGTCCGTCGGCACCGGCCCGTTCGTGCTGGACACGTTCCAGCCCGAGGACCGGGTCGTGTTCACCCCCTACGAGGACCACTGGTACGACGGGGACGACTACCCGACGACGGCTCCGTGGGACCGGGTCACCATCCGCGTCATCACCGAGCAGGTCACCCAGGAGGAGGCCATGGCGAACGGCGAGCTGGGGATGATAGACAACCCCGCCCCGTTCGAACTGCAGCAGTGGGAGAACCAGACGGGGACGGTCGTCGCCGACAGCGCCGTCGGCTTCGACTTCATCACCTACCCCGTGCAGGTGTCGCCGTACACCAACAACAACTTCCGGCGCGGGCTGACGAAGCTCATCCCGCGGACGGACATCATCGAGGCGGTGTTCGGCGGCCGCGCGACCGGCCTCGCCGGCCCGATAAGCCCCGGGCTGGGCGCGTACTTCGACGCCGACCGCGAACAGGAGCTCATCGACCAGTACGTCGCCGAGGACCCCGAGGAGGCGGAGCGGCTCATCGAGCAGGGGCTCGAGGAGGAGGGTATCGAGCCCCCGTTCGAGATGGCGCTCATCACCAACGTCAACCGGACGCGCGAGCGCTGGATGGAGGTCATCCAGCAGCGGTTCGACGACATCGACGCGCTGTCGGCGGAGCTGGACGTGCGGGCGTTCGACGACCTCGTCCCGTTCCTGCTCGACCCCGAGGGCGCCGCCCAGAGTAGCGACGTCGTCGGCATCGGCTGGACCGGCGGCTCGGACCCGAACGGCCACATCGAACAGCTCCTGAGCTCGAACCAGCACGTCCCCGACGGGTTCAACTGGAACCTCTACGCGAACGCGGAGCTGGACGACCTGATCGCGGAAGGGCAGGTCACCATCGGGGCGGACAACCGCCGGCCCATCTACGACGACATCCAGGAGCTGGTCGCCGACGAGCTCCCGATGGCGAACATGTGGACCTCCGAGCAGATAGACGTCGTCAACCCCGACGCGGTCAACGACGTCAACAACTGGCAGCCACACCCCAACTCCAGCAACCGCTACGACACCCTGTACAAGCCCCACCTCGACCAGGTGACGCTCCCCCCGCAGTAA